One window of Bacteroidales bacterium genomic DNA carries:
- a CDS encoding M28 family peptidase — MNFKRILFSLAITAACFASVAQPIVGFSPETTLQHIRFLASEELKGRKSGTPEAFIAADYIRSEFLISGAQLMGDGGFQQFEIITGISLGLDNALQIKEQTFEIGEDFTPLPFSKNGFLTAEAIFVGYGLEISNDSVKWNDYSGVDIKGKWAVMLRGEPKSENGTALVSGNFDERFKVMIAQDHGAAGVIFVSGEQLDSEDNLLKLTYDKSPATSGIPVIQIKRKVIDAELSTIGRNIADLESEIAMKKQPVTTDIPVTISSHVDLVKDLAAAYNVIAMIEGQDEILKDQFIVIGAHYDHLGLGGFGSGSRVPDTVAVHYGADDNASGVAGIIELAKHFSKRENLPQRSLVFVAFDAEEMGLIGSRFFVNNPLIDLKNVNAMINFDMIGRLKESNTISIGGTGTSLETEDILNQLAGKYPLTLSYSAEGFGPSDHAAFYAKNIPVFFISTGAHADYHTPRDNETGINADGMVNVLDFGAALISELSDRPEMLTFQEAGPSSRSDHRYNFKVTLGIMPDMTSSGNDGLRVEAVRPGAPAASGGMRKGDIITAIDGNPVGNIYDYMGRLKNLEAGQVISVDVIRDSKHEVLIIQL; from the coding sequence ATGAACTTCAAGAGGATTCTGTTCTCCTTAGCCATCACTGCTGCCTGCTTTGCATCAGTTGCTCAACCCATTGTCGGCTTCTCGCCGGAAACAACTTTACAACACATCCGGTTTCTTGCTTCCGAGGAGCTAAAAGGACGTAAGTCGGGTACACCGGAGGCTTTCATAGCAGCCGATTACATCAGGAGCGAATTTCTTATATCCGGTGCTCAACTTATGGGCGATGGTGGATTTCAACAATTCGAAATTATTACAGGTATTTCTCTTGGGCTGGATAATGCATTGCAAATCAAAGAACAAACTTTCGAAATAGGGGAGGATTTCACACCACTCCCTTTTAGCAAAAATGGTTTTTTGACCGCAGAAGCAATCTTTGTGGGATATGGACTGGAGATTTCAAACGACAGTGTCAAATGGAACGATTATTCAGGAGTTGATATTAAAGGTAAATGGGCTGTAATGCTTAGAGGTGAGCCTAAATCGGAAAATGGTACTGCCCTGGTTTCCGGTAATTTTGATGAGCGTTTCAAGGTCATGATTGCTCAGGATCATGGCGCCGCCGGGGTAATCTTTGTTTCGGGTGAACAGCTTGATAGTGAGGACAATTTATTGAAATTAACCTATGATAAAAGCCCGGCCACATCTGGAATTCCCGTAATCCAGATTAAAAGAAAGGTAATAGATGCCGAACTTTCAACGATAGGTCGGAACATTGCTGACCTTGAATCGGAAATTGCCATGAAGAAGCAACCGGTCACAACGGATATCCCGGTTACCATCAGTTCGCACGTGGATCTGGTAAAAGATCTGGCAGCTGCTTACAATGTGATAGCAATGATTGAAGGCCAGGATGAAATACTTAAGGATCAGTTTATTGTAATTGGCGCCCATTACGACCACCTCGGATTGGGTGGTTTTGGCTCAGGATCACGCGTGCCCGATACCGTCGCAGTGCATTACGGCGCCGATGATAATGCTTCGGGTGTGGCAGGAATTATCGAGTTGGCAAAACATTTCTCAAAACGTGAAAATCTACCCCAGCGGAGTCTTGTTTTTGTGGCTTTTGACGCTGAGGAGATGGGATTGATTGGTAGCCGGTTCTTTGTGAATAATCCTTTGATTGACCTGAAAAATGTGAATGCAATGATCAACTTCGACATGATTGGCAGATTGAAGGAAAGTAATACCATTTCGATTGGAGGAACCGGAACATCCTTGGAAACTGAGGATATTCTAAATCAGCTTGCTGGCAAATATCCACTCACCCTGAGTTATTCTGCCGAAGGATTCGGTCCTTCAGACCATGCTGCATTTTATGCGAAAAATATTCCTGTATTTTTTATTTCAACCGGAGCACATGCCGATTATCACACCCCCCGCGATAATGAGACTGGCATCAATGCTGACGGCATGGTAAATGTACTTGATTTCGGTGCAGCGCTAATTTCAGAATTGTCTGACCGCCCCGAAATGCTAACTTTTCAGGAAGCAGGCCCGTCATCGCGCAGCGATCACCGTTATAACTTTAAGGTTACCCTTGGCATTATGCCCGACATGACTTCTTCGGGAAACGATGGCCTGAGAGTAGAAGCAGTCCGTCCCGGTGCACCTGCAGCATCCGGTGGAATGCGTAAAGGAGATATCATTACAGCTATCGACGGCAATCCGGTTGGTAACATTTATGATTACATGGGACGACTCAAAAACCTTGAAGCAGGTCAGGTGATTTCAGTGGATGTCATACGTGATAGTAA